In Dermacentor albipictus isolate Rhodes 1998 colony chromosome 6, USDA_Dalb.pri_finalv2, whole genome shotgun sequence, the following proteins share a genomic window:
- the LOC139061068 gene encoding uncharacterized protein — MANSFKRFLTIFGYKLDRKWGNFKARVKEKTDKGGAPAWSSVRSPIDNLRRKKKNGFGKLDDRNVVPQELPAFGAYCHY; from the coding sequence ATGGCCAACTCTTTCAAGCGCTTCCTGACCATCTTCGGCTACAAGCTGGACCGCAAGTGGGGCAACTTCAAGGCGCGCGTCAAGGAGAAGACCGACAAAGGCGGCGCGCCGGCCTGGAGCAGCGTTCGCTCTCCCATCGACAACCTGCGCCGCAAGAAAAAGAACGGCTTCGGCAAGCTGGACGACCGCAATGTCGTGCCCCAGGAGCTGCCGGCCTTCGGGGCCTACTGCCACTACTGA